The Gadus morhua chromosome 18, gadMor3.0, whole genome shotgun sequence DNA segment GCTGGTGGATTCGTTGAAAGGGTCTAAAAGGCTTGTAAGAAACAAATGGTAATATGGGACATGTTGGGATTGGGGTGACGAAATATCTTATCTTCTTTAAATAGAAGTGTAAGTGGGATTAATTCTGCATGTGCACTTAAAAGGAGACAAAGCACCAgatcattattcattttttacaACTAAAGCACTCCCTAGgatcactagtgatgtcagccACCCCAACAACAGTCTCCTTCGGGGAGACGCTACCGTCTGCTGAGGTGAAAGAGGAGTTTCTTTCCCCAGGCCATCAGACTGTTAAACCAGACTGACAATGTAACTTAGCCCACCACCCAGTGACCAcccaatcattattataatattgcACTTCATATAGTTGAATTACAGCCGGACTGGTAAATAAGAATTTCACTACGCATTGTCCTGTACAAttgtgtatgtgacaaataaatacaattaaactaaactattaaAATGTATGAAAACAGGATAACTGGGGTCAGGACTTGTGgtatattacatttttaattttaaGAATACCCAGAGCTCCTATAGATTTAGCTCATTGGGTTAGAGGTTGTGTAAAACCAACTGAAACCAATAGAAGCACATCaatgcatttattcattcaatgatttttattttattataagtCCAAGTTGGAAACATGCCTTCCCTCCCAATAATGGGAAAACAAGATACTTCCAAAGAGTCTGCTTGCATATAAAACTTTTATTCCCGACTTCATTACCATTCATTAGCTCCTATGCGAAATCCCATCGTAAAACAAAAATCCACATTCTATTTGAAAAAATGAATGAGTTTCCCAATTGCACACTTTATACAAAAGAACAGCAAAAGCACAAAGCAATTAGCAGAATTACAAAGGACAAATCAACACCATTGGTAAGGAAACAATGACTATGAACAGGACAGTACATAGTTAATATTAAGCATAGCATGAAAGTGCTTGTTGTCTTACTTGCATTTGTACATAACACAATTATGTTCATTCAAAAATCTAAAATCGGGcaaagcaaaaaacacaaaaagacacaaaacaCCAAACAAAATCATTGACTCTTTAAAAATGTTTAAGTCgctcataaaaaaataattactttaTTGACTGAGACTTGGTTATCTGTTCCTGAAGATTGCTCCTGATATTTCTCTGTCATtggtaacacaaacacagcttagGATCTCCTAAACGGATAGAACAACCACAGGACAACGCAGAGTTGATTATCAGTAAGGCCTTTCAAGGTAGCACCCAAGCATCCTACATGTTATGTTTAACATGACAACCGAAATGGACCTAGAACCAACCTTTTGTTACCATGTTGGGGACGGTTGGATTGAATACACATTATTCGATTGAACTTCCGAAATGGGACAAAACAGAGTAaatatgtgtgcctgtgttttaaGATGGGTTCGTCATGAGCTGCAGACGGGTTTCAGATATGAAACATGAGTTGGACTTTTATTCATAATAGATGCATAATAGTTGATAACATAGAACACGCAAACAGCATGCAACAAATAAATCCTAACCATGATACTCGTTCTTAAAAGTAAAAAATTGAATTAAAATGGTTTATTTTGTCCTGCCTGGACGCCACGTTGATGTTTGCACTGACCGGTTTTATCTCACCCCTACCACCTGCCACTTATAACCAGGAAGATACCAACTATTTCATATTTAACCAGGTATAAGAGCATAAATTACAGATATTTTATAACACAAATCATAGGGTAACGCTAATTTAAGATATTCTGAGTGGGTATACTTTGACGCACatgattaaaaaagaaaatgcaaacaTCACTGCTGAAGTTATTCAACCTTTTCCAAGAGTAATACACTTTTTGTATGAAAATAATATGATATTGCCGTATTCGCATCGGCTGGTGGTCTATAATACAAATTTTTTGTCACTCTGATGTCTGCACTGAATGATCTGTTCTTCCATGTTCTTCTAGTCCCTGCTTGAACTATTGTGACAGAACACACTATGTAATAATAGACAAATTCACAGTTTTGTCGGTACGAACACACCATTTTAGATTTATTTGTAAAGATATAGGGGGGCTTAAGTACTCTAAAGGAGAATAAATCCCAATTAATAGAATCGGCTTTATAATGTACAACAAAAAACTAAGACTTAAACTGAAAGAACACTGTCCATTTTGGCCAAAGAATGCTATGGCAGAACTTTACAAGAAACAACAGACACAACATTTTGTCACCTAGCTGCAGCTTTCGGCAACCCTCCAAACCCATGCGTATTGTTAACAGTGAGAGTGTAGCTGACGTTCACATTCCTCTTAGATGAAATAGCATGTGATGGACGTCATGGGACCCAATACTGAGCCATGCTACCACCATGCTAGAGATTATTTTGGTTGGACCACCGTCTGAGGGACTGTCAACTCCTGGTTGGTTAGTTAGGGTTCAGGAATGCTGACTACTGTTTGGTTAGCTGAAGTTCAGGACTGCTGTCTGTTGAGTTAGGGTTctggggcctcattacagaaaaaaTCCTAACTTCTCATCCTAATTTAAATTAGGGACTCAAAGATAGGAATTTCCTTTCTAATTTCCTATTACAGAAGCAGTCCCTAACCTGTTGGCCATTTTCTATCTTATTTTTGgcatcctatcttatcttaattTAGGTAACCTTTCAATCCGATTTTTTGAGTGTGCATGAGATTGGTAAAATGAGTTACTTTTACCGTTAACAGAGACTGTTGAGGATCTTTGTTAATGACGGCAAGCTAGTAGCACTAGTACTACGGTCATGGCGGGTATTGTTACAGAGAACAAGAAGAGGTAGTaataaagtagtaaagtaattcttccaccaaattcaaaattaaatgTCTTTGCAGGCGATAAAatgaaatttaaataaaaaatctaaCAAATCATTACGCGGTCTCGGTAGCCTTTTAGCCATCACATTTCCATTGTGATGTTCCTCGTCTTCATTGTCATACAGACCTACTAGCTGTGCTGCTACCATTTTATTCTGTTATTGagttattttgaatttaggACAGGGTGTATGGCCACCTAACTTAGGGATCCTAACTTAAGAAATTCCTAACTTAGGATAGTTCTGTAATGGCtaaattcctatcttaagataagataggatttcTTCATAAAGTTAAGTTAGGAAACCTCCTTCTGTAATATCAAAACCCCTAaatgccttcctatctcaagataggataggattcggagttaggaagtttctgtaatgaggccccagGACTGCTGGTTGGTTAGTTAGGGTTGAGGACTGTGGACTCCTGGTTGGTTAGCCAGGCTTCAGGAATGCTGATTGCTGATTGGTTAGCTAGGGTTCAGGACTGCTGACTGCTGACTGCTGGTTGGTTAGTTAGGCTTCAGGACTGCTGACTGCTGGTTGGTTAGCCAGGCTTCAGGACTGATGGCTGCTGGTTGGTTAGCCAGGCTTCAGGACTGATGGCTGCTGGTTGGTTAGCTAGGCTTCAGGACTGATGGCTGCTGGTTGGTTAGCTAGGGTTCAGGACTGATGGCTGCTGGTTGGTTAGATAGGGTTCAGGACTGATGGCTGCTGGTTGGTTAGCTAGGCTTCAGGACTGATGGCTGCTGGTTGGTTAGCTAGGCTTCAGGACTGATGGCTGCTGGTTGGTTAGATAGGGTTCAGGACTGATGGCTGCTGGTTGGTTAGCTAGGCTTCAGGACTGATGGCTGCTGGTTGGTTAGCTAGGCTTCAGGACTGCTGACTGCTGGTTGGTTAGCCAGGCTTCAGGACTGATGGCTGCTGGTTGGTTAGCTAGGGTTCAGGACTGATGGCTGCTGGTTGGTTAGCTAGGCTTCAGGACTGATGGCTGCTGGTTGGTTAGCTAGGCTTCAGGACTGATGGCTGCTGGTTGGTTAGCTAGGCTTCAGGACTGCTGGTTGGTGAGTTAGGGTTGAGGCTTCAGGACTGCTGACTGTTTCTGTTGTTTGGTTAGCTTGGGTTAAGCACTGTTATAGCTTGAGGTTAGCAAGGGTTCAGGACTGTATACTGACGGTTGGTTAGCTTGGAGGTTCAGGACTGCTGACTGCTGATTGGATAGCTTGGGTTCAGGACTGAGGACTGCTCCACTGGTTGACCATGGGACGCCGTAAGAGCTCCTCCACGTGGCGTGCCACATCCATGGTGTCGTCCAGGTCAAAGTCCCCGTCAGCGTCCAGCATTGGGTCACTCCTAGCAGCAGGAACAAAGATTCTCATGGAGAACAGGGTTTGACTTTTGTCTTGGGTTTTCTTTTAAACGACAAGGGCAACCCCTACATTTCCATCTAAGATGGAGGGGGATATTCCGATGTTTTGTTCATCTAATAAGCATCGTTGATTGCGAGCGAACCAAACAGCGATGTCTTATGTTGTTGCATAGCGGTGTGGTGCGCAAGCGGCCGTTTATTCCAAATACCTTTTGTAGTCCTTAATTGTCTACATCGTTACAGCACAAATTGTCGACCGACTATCAGAAACTAAATATATTGACATGAAAAATcgaaaatattataataatgaagAATATGTCCATCATCTACTTTTAACACTGCTCCAAAGTTCTCCAGTTTATCTTGTGTGGTTTGATAATCTACCCTTCTCAAGGTAATTACCTTCGAGTACCACAACTTCACcataaaatgtcaaaaaatgACCAGCATAGAGACTGACCATATGACAGCctatttaatcattatttaattattatttataacatTAAATAAATCTTAAATCTTAATCTTATTTATATTAAAGTTTTGGTGCAGTGTCTGATAAGAACACAGAAATTGAACGGTCGAACCTGGATCAACAAATGATTTGTATTTGTACACTACAGCACAGTACGAGATCTGAGAAAGACTTGGGACAAGCAGAGGAGGTGTGGGTTCCCCACTGAGAGACTTACATGGGGGGGAAGATGttgaaggtggtggtgttgctgaTGGTGGGGGAGGCGGCCTGCTCCATGTAGACAGGCTCAGGGTTGGGTGTAGTAAATCTACGAGCAAACAACAGGGGATCAGAGAGAAATTCTAGACAGGGTTGGGGTTCCTGTGGTTCTTGGGTCGCGACCCATTTTGGGTCGTGACCTGACAATTCACAGAGCACTCAGAACACTGAATCTTTTCTCTGAATCCCGAGTCCTTATCCGTTTAAAGGATCCTAAACAGTTCAAGGAAAGGGATTCTGGGATGCTCGGAGATTGTCTCTCGGGGCCGACGAGAGGGAAAAGCTGAAGGACCCGTTGCTCTAAAGAGGGTTAATTCGTCCATTTCCGCGATTGATGTTGCAAAAGCattgaggaggtgggggagaaggAGTAGTGTTGTAGGGAGATGAGATGTTTGAATTATTTCATATGTAGGGCAGGGCGTGGTGCAACATCCTCTGCCATTACAAACATTTTATTAATATGAGAAATATGAACTAGTTCTCATCGCGTACATATTGAAAATGAACAATCCCTTCAGAGCCTCACAGACTCATCCATAATACAGCTGGAGGGAAAACGCTGAAATATGCTTTTTCTTTgtcaaattgtattttatataaatgcgtgtgtgtgctttattCATATTCCAATGCTGGTTTGGATTTAGTGGAGGGCTGACTTTGAGGTTAAGAGTTCATGCAGAGTGGAGATACTTACTCTGGCACCACCTGTTTGATCTGTGGCTTGACGTATCCATCCACCGCTTTGGCTGTGACGAAAATAAACATGATCcaatacatttatattcatataGAACAATTTGATGATGGAACTAGATACATAAATCATGCAATTAGTACTCCATAATTAAAAGCCCAAGATAAGGAAATGGTTTTCATGTCAAGGTATTCCTTTATACATCATTTACtgagttagggttaacccttacATCAAACCCAAACCCCTATAATAAAGCAATAGAACAACGCTTATTACTGCAATAtgtaatgttaattaatgtacccttattatAAAGTCTTTCCAAACAATTATAGTCGTACCAGAACCAAAACTCAGGGGAATATCTGCATGTAGCATGAAAAGTTGTAAACACATCCCCCCGAATTACACCAATGTGGGAGGGTCTTTAGCAGACCAGGACCGAACAGGAAGTGCTTACAGAGGGGCGGGGTGTAGTACTTGGCGAACACTTCGTCCTTGGGCCGGTCGGGGTACAGGAAGAGCAGGTGGTTCAGGTCGCTGATGCGGTCGGCCAGCGAGCGGATTGAGAAGTCCTTGGTGGTGTAGGGCAGCAGGTTCCAGACAAGCCGCTCCCCTGAGGAAAGGAAACACCCCCCCCGGTCAGTCCCCGATCCCTCAGACATGTCACTGGCTGGGGAGATACACTGAGGTTCAACAGGTTACCGATCAGAGGGACGAGGGCCATGGGTGTCGAATGACGATAGACTGGACTGAGTATTGTGAGTCGTTTCTCTTTAAGAGAAAATATGTTGGATGAAGAATCATCCGATTTCTAGCCAAAACCAAGAGGCAGCTTGTACAATTCATTCCAGGTTTCTCTATGGTAATATATCATATTGTAGTCATTATTATTTGTCATTTGTGAGTCATTCCTTAGTAAGTTTTTTTCTCTCAGGCATATATTGACTTGACTGAttccaaacataatcctaggtGTTTCTCTTGTGGGGATGGAACTCTTATCTTCAAACTTATATCTACCAatatctaaaaaataatatcTACAAACGAATATGTACGGCTTTGGTTGCCTTGCCTTCTTACTACCACTttaaagtaataaaaaatattgtCGCATTCAAATCAAAACACAATCAGACCAGGATCGCCGTCCTTATCCATGGCACTGAAACCTTGCATTGACCTAATACCGTCAGCAGGGGGGGCTCAAGCGCTACAGCAAACTCGTAAGAAAAGGTGAGTCATCAGGCGCCTGCCATCTTTCGCAATCACCACCTGCAGTTGGTTTGCTAAAACCCACAAGTTACCATGACAACTTAGGTTTCTCGGAAAATAATGATGCAGTTAACACCAATCTTCGGCGACAACTTCTGAATATTGGTTTGCAACGTTGAACTCATCATTTCCTCTTTAATTTCTGCATCACTTCAAATTATTCAGTCCATGGTTGCAGACTGTATTGTTATGCATCATACGTCATGTAGCCTCCGTATAAACCCCGGTAAGGTCAAAACTCCATTTGTGATCTTCAGTTAAAAGCTGCGTGCATTTCTGTTCTGAGTTCATGTGAACTCCAGAGATTTCATCTCAGGCGTCATGCGACTTCCACATTCGTAATCTCAAAGACTAAAACCGCTGGATTCGATAAGCCCTGCCCAgccttatgtctctctctctctcacacacacacacacacacacacacacacacacacacacacacacacacacacacacacacacacacacacacacacacacacacacacacacacacacacacacacacacacacacacacacaaacacacacacacacacctcacctgtCTTGTTGGGGTTCTCGGCCACCCAGGCGATTGTGATGCCTCCGATCTCAGAGTCGCTGAAGCGCAGCAGGAAGGTGCCGTTGGGTTTGGACAGCAGCATGTCCTGCGCCTGCTGCTTGTTCACGAAGCCCATGATGGCCCTGAGGGAGCAGAACGCCACACCGTGGGTCACATCGGGGGGAACTGAGGCCTCGCCGCGTTACTCCCATTTAAAAAGTTGGTTGTTGCAAAATAGAATTACAATTCAATTACTTATCTAGATATAAAAATGCAAATCCCCCATGAGAGTAGTTTGATTGCACTCCATTATACATCATGTTGGCAGTGACCACAAGCCCACAACCCTTTTTCTCTTTAGTTACCCATCATTCCAGTGGGGCTTGAGATGTTTCTTCATGAGCTCCACCACTCCGTCAAACCACTGCCAGAAGGTGAAGTTACGTCCTGGCAGACTCTCCTACACAACAGAGCAGATACCGTTTTACAACATCAGGGATCCTTCCTTCACTGTTTACAGGAGAATCACTACGGATAGCGCTATGTCAATTGAGCAGACtgaaggctcagttatggttccatgtcgcacacacacacacacacacagacgcttcgacgcggtcgtgaacctgtttcggtgtggaccaatcacagcccttgctgctgcgtcgccttgaCACAAGGTAAAAcattttgggaggcgcacgtcagggcCTTGCGGTGGAGGCAAGGATGGTCCGCGAGGACGTCGTCGGTCCGTagacccccttgcgttgcgtcgacgtgggaccataactgagccttctGTGTGTGCCCCGGCGGCTCCTTACTCTGTTGAACTGGGACCAGGAGATGGTGACGCTGCTGTAGTCCTCGGGgttggagttgttgttgttgctggggAAGGCCTTCTGCGCCAGGAACACCAGGTTGTCCTCCGCCAGGCCCCGCCCGCTGTGCATCTCCGCCTTGTACTTCATGTCCAGGGCCTCGCACAGCTGGGGCCACAGCACCTTGTCGGGCACCATGAACGGTACCCTACCCTGCGGAGGGGGCGCGTGTAAGCCACTGGAGGGGGTGAGCCGTCGCGCTTCGTTCAGCGCGTCTCCGGCACACCGTGTACAGGCGAGACGGTGTAACGAGGTTCAGGCTCATTGTGTCGAGTTAATGGACGCACTTAAACCCCATTGTGCCTTTTATCTAAAACCTGAATTTAATTGCAGCCCTTTCTTCTGCTCAAACCCATTTAAAAAGATGAGCGTCATGCTCAGAGCATAAAGGCTGTCCCACCTCAGAATTAACTCTAGATGAATGGTCTGAGATGAAACCAAAGTGAACCAAAGTGACGTCTGAATGGAAGgtacacatttcattcagtccttctagttgcaaagtttgctcgtgctaggctagcgcacggaaACGGtcaatactagcctgctaataaaagaGTCTTACCCACTACACAGTAAACCCGAGgtaaatacaattataatgccagactatagatgtaaatgtctgtgttgaaagaatgttagaaataaaactaaccttgcatcgcatgaatcatcatCGCATTTTGAGGGCCTACTTTCTCAGCAACAGTGGAatttaacctaggtatcagtccgccgctaccgtagcctactaccaggaatataacactgctgctgagacacagtaagtccctcaaaatgcaatgcaatgcagaaGGATTGAAATGCGTTGAAAACTGTCACCAAtaataaagaacaccaaggctaacttgggaatcaggccctatgtccaaaattgcGAACTCCCCCTTTAAGAAGACGCGTGGAGGGCATGGCATACTCACGGGCTCTGCGAAGGCATTGTCCCACAGAACGGTGGCGGTGGCGTTGTTGTCCTGGCTCCCGTGGACGATGACCACCACGGGTAGGGATAACGTCTGGAGAAGGGATGTCAGGAGGCAAAAGCTACAACTAATcatgcacaataaaaaaaacaaatcaatggAAATCATCCCAATGGTAGGCACATCATGtggaggctggaggtggaggctcATACAACTGTTTCGATCTCTATTTGAGTTGCGATATCTCACAGACAGTTTTCCCAATCGAAATTTGAAGAGGGCTTCagagtagggctgaacgatttgaggaaataatcgaattgcgattatttcgaccgatattgcgattgcgatttagaatgcgattttttttttccaagtttcttatgttctgtattattcactaaacaggAGATCAATCaatcattctatagtatgacaaacacaaaaaggaagaattcaacatataaactgctctttcctttaggccaggcctatgtgttgagatgaattgatgaaTGAATTCATAATATAACATCTTCACTTTACTATTGAATTtataaatgaaataataaatatgaatattacTTATCTCTAGTCAGTAACAGTAAGAAATCAAGTAAAGAAAttgtattaattatttttttcacagCCTTTGCGACTTGCATATGTCGGTTTGAATGCGATTAATCGTTCCTCCCTACTTGAGAGGGTCAGCCGTGCTCGCGTGGCGCGCTCACCTTGACGTGGAACACCAGCTCGTTGCCCCCCACGCTGAACTGGGACTCGAACAGCACCGTGAACTTCTCCTCCGTGACCGACTCCGCCCCCCGGCGGTCAGAGCGTTTGATCCTCTTCAGAGACTACGGAGACAAGAGGACGCAGAACAACTGACAACACTACACCGACAGTAGCTAGGTGCTGCTACACCAGCAACACCCCACAGCAACACTGGTATCGTGGACAATTTCCTAAATCGATTCGATTTAGATTCATACGGTTCTGaatcgattaatcacgattcgattcaattcaatctgctcttaaataattaaaatggcTCAACCgtgttacaaaatacaaatgtactttattttttctcttcatcttaagcaacaggttttaagtgcaaacttgtaaattggacagtttaaacttgagctgtaaacaaaactgtctcaagtctcaaaagtgcaattttgaaattagaaaggaattgcaagtgaaaatgtacttgaactacaacattccatcactgcaaattgtatttattattatcattagagCTATGATGCAAATGGTAAATACTAAGCCTGCGGTGGCCTCTGTACATGGTTATAGGCTATGGTAATATTTGCTTTAGTAAAACCACAACCGTCGGTGCACCAACCGTTATGGTTGCAATTTGAATCCATTTCAGCACACGTCGTGCCGCATCCGTCCTTCTAAAAAATGTAATTCTAATTATTATCCATATAAATATTATTCCTGTGCATTTTAATGTTTACTATTTTTAGTTTTAATAATGCACACCACTCACtgacgaaaaaaataaaataaaaaataaaggaagaCGGTCGAGTCTGATTCTCAGAGTCGACTCAGATTCTCAGACTCAGATTCTCTGAGACGACTGCGGGGTTTCCCGACTGATGATTCGAATCATCCACTTTCGGGGGACAGCCCTACTCACTACACTAagctagggctgctcgattatgggggaaaataaaaaatcacgattattttggtccattattcaaatgattctttttgagtttgaaaacacgATGCAACaaaaaagacacaaaaacactaGCAACACTACACGACCCTACACATGTACACTACACTGACCCtagaaacacaacacatgtaCACTAGCAACACAACACTGACCCTACAAACACCTCACATGTACACTAGCAACACAACACTGACCCTACAAACACCTCACATGTACACTAGCAACACTACACTGACCCTACAGACACAACACATGTACACTAGTAACACTACACTGACCCTACAAACACCTCACATGTACACTAGTAACACTACACTGACCCTACACATGTACACTAGTAACACTACACTGACCCTACAGACATAGAGGAAGCAGCTTATGTACACTATCAACACTACACCGACACTTGTAGTAGAAATATTAACATTGTGTGCTATAATATGAACGCAGTAGTTAACACttcattacactgctttggatTCAATAAAGTCTGTGTGTTAAACACTTCAACCAAGAACCAAAACGAAGTGAACTGTACGATGTATTCACTATGCCAACTGTATAACTACCGTACCCTTCGAGAGGCAACTCAACAAACTGCAACGGGACAGAGGCCAACCTAGTCTGTTCGCTTTCTGTCAGGGTTTCCACTACCCTTGAGTCTCTGCAGACATTGAGGACACAGCTCATGTACACTAGCAACACTGTAGCTAGAGAATCAACCAAAACGCTGAAAAGATCTCATGCTTTGAGAATTATGGGGAGTCAAAAGTGATGAAGTGGCGTGAATAAAAACAGATGGAGCAGCTGTCAAATATTAAAACGACCATCTCCATGCAATTGATTTAACGATCCTATAAGGAATTCGAACGACCCCCTTTAGCAATGAGCTGTGCCAAAGCCCTGCGGACATAATCGCTGGCAGAAATCAGAACTCAACTGCTTTTGCAACAGAACCGAAGATACTTAAATCAGGTTTTGATCCTGAATATAAAGTTGCATGTATACCTTCGATGAAACGACTAACACTAAACCACCATAGTGTATTGATTAATGGTGAAATAAAGCCATTCAATAATATATTAAACAAAAAGCAAAGGGTAAGGTGACTGAAGTTCAGTCGAGGTACCATGTTCCTGAAGTGAGCGCTGAGAGTGCCTGTGGCCTGATGGTACTCCATGACACAGTTGTTGTTGAGGATCTCTCCGCTGCTGTCACTGAAGGAGAACAGAGAACGCATGGTGTGGGTTAGGATTTCACAGATGGAGAGTAGAACACAAAACACTCGATCAGGGTTAACAGTCACTGTg contains these protein-coding regions:
- the LOC115530936 gene encoding signal transducer and activator of transcription 5B, which translates into the protein MAMWIQAQQLQGDALHQMQALYGQHFPIEVRHYLAQWIESQLWDSVELDNPAEEAKAKHLLDSLMAELQRKAQHQVGEDGFLLKIKLGHYATQLKGTYDRCPLELVRCIKHILHSEQRLVQEATNASCGSAGQALDSLSQRHQQINQAFEELRLATQESENELRKLQHSQEYFIIQYQENHRIQAQINSLATLPLAERTPRETTLQSKRATVEAWLTREASTLQKYRLDLSEQHQKTVNLLRKQQTLILDEELIQWKRRQQLAGNGGPAEGGLDVLQSWCEKLADMIWQNRQQIRRCEHLTQQLPLPGPMEELLSKLNSEITDIISALVTSTFIIEKQPPQVLKTQTKFAATVRLLVGGKLNVHMNPPQVKAVIVSEQQAKALLKNESTRNDSSGEILNNNCVMEYHQATGTLSAHFRNMSLKRIKRSDRRGAESVTEEKFTVLFESQFSVGGNELVFHVKTLSLPVVVIVHGSQDNNATATVLWDNAFAEPGRVPFMVPDKVLWPQLCEALDMKYKAEMHSGRGLAEDNLVFLAQKAFPSNNNNSNPEDYSSVTISWSQFNRESLPGRNFTFWQWFDGVVELMKKHLKPHWNDGAIMGFVNKQQAQDMLLSKPNGTFLLRFSDSEIGGITIAWVAENPNKTGERLVWNLLPYTTKDFSIRSLADRISDLNHLLFLYPDRPKDEVFAKYYTPPLSKAVDGYVKPQIKQVVPEFTTPNPEPVYMEQAASPTISNTTTFNIFPPMSDPMLDADGDFDLDDTMDVARHVEELLRRPMVNQWSSPQS